The window GACTGATTCACacctctccaccccccccaagGACTGTGGGCTCTCCACTCTCCCTCCAGAACTGGTGCTGCATCCAGAGGATAGTACTGGGTGAGGACTCTCCCAGTGGGATCTGAATCAGGGCTGGAGTCCACTGACCAGACGGATAACAACCACCTCCTCTCTGGTCCCATAACCACCTCTCCTTTCCCAAAGAGCTCGCCACAGCTTGGTTTCATCTTGGTCTCTTTCCCTCAGTGTCCCTGAGGACCTCACACTCCATCCCAAACCCAGGATTGTCCAGTAGGATTTTTATAAAGAAAGATTGGGAAGGGGGACGAGGGAATATCTTCTTACACCACTGGGGTCCAGTAGCACGTGGAGCATTGTGTGTGCTGACTGCTGTGTGGGCACATGACTGTGTGCGCATCTGGGTGTTTTTATGGGGTGTGGGTGTGTTCATGGGATGTGAGGCACTTGTGCAGCATGCATGCATTTGCAAGGGCACACAAAGGTGTGCCTATGACAGAGAACATATGTGGGAATTTGGGAACATGAGATGTGCGTGAATGTGTATGTACAAGTGGAGTACATGCCTTGGACATATGTGTAGTGATTAGAAGAGTGTGGGCGTTACATGTCTGCATACTGATGGTACGTGCTTGTATGGGTGAGCCTGGTTATATGGGGGGTATGCAATTGTATATGTACAGATGGGCACATGTCAACGTGTAATATTTAGGTACACATATAGACGTTTGTGGGCATGTAAGGAGTGTATACATGAATGGCTGTGGAGTGTACAGGTGGGGATGTGAGTGTAATGTTTAAGCACATGTGCCAGTCGGGACTCACGTTAGGATACGTGTGCTCATTCTGTGTGGGGAACACATGTGGAGGTATGGGAGTGTAGCTCTTTCAGCATTCACACTGACTGCAGGGTTGACATTTGCAGGTGACCGTTTGCCAGCAATGCTCTGATTTGTAGTCTCTAGTACTGTGCAGTGATCCTGTTTCCACCACATTCAGTTTTCTGGACTAACTGCTCCCATTCTGCTTTCTGAATGAAAGGCAGGGACCCCTTGCGTAGTTTCTTGCTGAATCATCTGCTTCAGCTCCTACAAATCCCCAGCTCTTTGCACTCCCAGGCTGGTATCAAATCCCCTCCTGCGTAGACTTTTCTGTTTAAAGAAGAGAAACTATCTTCCAATTTGTCTCCTGTTCCAAGAGTTTCAGAACATATTACCACAAATAGAAAGAACTACACTAGAATAAAGGAAACCTTCTGACAGATGATTTTGTGTCAACGATTCGTCTGAGTGGTGTCACAACTCTAAGCAATTAGAAAACGGCCAGTGTTTCTGGGGGTCTGTCATATAGCCATGATCATTCCGAACATTAGTTTTATTCCCAAATAATAGGCTATATTAAGAGACAGTTAAGGCTGAAACTATCTCTAGACCttaactaaaaaaacaaacacatcacTGAATGTTTTAATTTGAAACATCTAAGGACCTGAGATTCAGGAAATTTTAAGTTAAGATTCCACtaacacccttaactctgccctctgtaCCTCGCCTCGTGTACTGTAGCTATAGGAGCATGATAAGTATTCCAATTACTTTTTAAATGGttgtaattattaaaaataagtaaTACAGTCCAAGCATATTAGTCCTCTTTTCTGCTCTGTGTAGAATATCTACGGGCATATCCAGAATTGCAGAATGAGGTTTTCAGCTAGTGTTTGTAGAGTGGATCTGGGCTAAATAGTTACCTGCTTGTATGTAGATAGTGGGGTTTCTGACCCGTATTGAACGAAAGAGTAGGTTAAGCATAGCGGTGTTTCTCTTCTGTACAGACAGGATGGACAGGAAGGGTTGGGCCTTGTGGCTTATCACTGAACAGTTGTGGTCCAGGAAATCAAGGTGGGGTGGGAGCCCTGGTGGCCAGAAGTACAGCTGTTGGGGGCGGTTGGGGGGATTGGAGAATTGGGGATTGTTCCTAAAAATGTCTCCCACTGTGAAATTTTAATTCTAAATATACTTTGCAATTGGTTTACATTTTAAAGGCTGTCTCTGCAAGAGAAAAAGGCTAGagatttacttctttaaaaatgcAAGTTTAGTTCTTCACTTAGTGAAGAACTTTGTGGACGTTTTTAAACTCCAAGGAGtttaaaaagagggggaaaaattgAATAACTCAAAATTTAACCCACTCAACTTCACAAATAGACAGCAAGCTCCCTGAGGAGAACAGAAGAAATCAAGTGTGGAGATTCTGGGTCAAgccattctattttatttttctaagatAGAAGTTGGCAAAAAATAATAGTAAACTTTCAGTGCAAACCTCTGATCTTTTTCAAAGTGTTAGATCTGGCAGAAACCTCACCCGCtcaagaaattaaagaaaaaatggtgTATTTTACTCACCCCTCGCCCATTTCCTTGTGTTCAAGTTCCTCAGAAATAGGCCATGTTTAAAACTCAAGCTTGCAATGGCTTAGGCACTGATCCAGCAAAAGCTCCacacatgtgcttaacattaaacaTATGAACgatcccactgattttaatagggCTGCCTATATGTGTAAATCTTGTGCATAAGGGTTTGCAGAATTGAGGCTCAAGTCAGGACAAGCACCTTTGACGTGTATAACGAAATATGGTTGAGAAGCAACATATGCTGTTTTGTAGTAAAATGTTAACTGTGTAGAAATGGGCAGAACTCCAGCTGGGCTACATGTCTGGTGCGCTGCAAAGTGAAAGAAACACTTCTGCTTTTATTTAGGCTATATATTCAAATGACATTTATTTCAATGGCTGATCCCACAGCCGTGTAAGAACATTCAAATATATTTGAATCACACAGTCAGATAAACAACTCTGTTCATCTGAATGTGAGCTCAATCACAGACCTCATTTAAaagaagtccaagggcaaaaaacTGTTACTGCAATGGTAGGAATgacagggacagatcctcagctagtgtaaatcagcatacatccatcgaagtcaatggagtgctgttgagttacaccagctgaggatttggcttgAAGTTTCTAAATGCATAGAAGACACATAATCCAAAGCTAGGTTTCATACCGCAACTGTAAGTTAGCCACATTGCACATACATATTAAGGCAAAAAAGTTAACACAATATACAGGAATACAAATGTACAAAGACTCAGAGTTACAGTAGCTGTGGAAGCCTTAACATTCAAATTCCTTGACTTTTGTGCATTTCAAAATATTAACCAGAACCACACTGATGCAAGGTGTTTTGCATCTCCTCTTTATTGTGCTTCTTTAGACATAGTATTGGTCAAAGGTCACATCCAGAAAAATCATTGTAATAGACTAGCTAATTATTGCTGCATTTGCCTCTAGGCCAGAAGGGTAGTGAGTTCAAATCCTGCACTGGGCCTTGGGCTCAGCCGCAATGATAGCTCTCTAGTGTGAGAGGGGAAGGGGCCTCTCACTGTTAGTAGTGCTCTCTGATGAGACATTAAACATGGATCCCTTCTGTCCATCTAAGATGTGCAAATTAAatatcccatggcactttttgaAAAGAGGAGGAAATAACCCTGGTGTCCGGGCCAACTTTCCCTCCCTAGAAGGCTCAGTGAATAAACAGTAGACCCTTTACTGCTCCACATGACTGGAGCATTCGGTGAGCTGTAAATCTGTGCAAGGAACTGAGCCAGCATTTAAAGGGTGAATAGCTGCTAAGTGAATAATTAAGAGAAATGAAGGATAACAAAGGGCATATGAACCAAATTGGGGGAAGAGCAATCAAAGCattgaccctgggaaatgtgtgAAACAGACATTGAAATACCATGTGTAGACATCCACAAAGGCATTAACACTTATTAGTGTTAATAATTATTATTGCTGTGCAGATATCAACCCACGTTCCATTCAAACAGCAGCTTAAACTGGCCCATACGGTTGTTTGCTCAACAGGAGTGGGGTTTCCAGGCATCATCTCTAGACACATTGACACCTTTCACCTCCTGATTAGCAGTGATTTCACCCATATAATAAACGCTACAAATTGGCAACAGATAAATAATTGAAAAAAGCCTGCTTGCATCCAAAACCTGCTCTTTTGAAGAGCTGGTTCAGGGAGCCGGACAATTTCTATGAACCTGTCTGATGAAGCTGGGTACTTGTCCCAGCAGCATTAGAATTAGACAGATCAactagcattttcaaaagtggactATTgacttttgggtgcccaacttgaaatacTATaaatgagcctgattttcaggacATTCTGAGCGCTCACCCTCTGACAGTCAGGCCGTTCCAGGGTATTTCAGGTGGGGCACCGAAAAATCTGGGACACCCAGACTCACAAGACACGTATGAAAATTTGATCCTGAATTTCTAGGGAGAGTCCAGAATGCCTGGTGGGAGGGAAATGAGACTCTGGCCCAGTCTAATAGTGAACATCACAAAGTTGGATGATAGTTTATAAGGATCTACATGACACAAAAGGAGAGGCAAAGTCTCTCCAAATGCGTGATCTGGGAGAATGGAAGACAGGAAAAGGTAGAGGTCACAGCGTTCAGTGGGCACATGTGCCAGGCTGAGGTGTCAGATTGGGAAAGTCTCCTGCAATAGCCAGCCCACAGCCTGTCATTCGGTCTTCACTTGCTAAGAGTCTTGTGTGATGGTCTTTCCTGTATTGCAGCAGGGCACCCTGATACAGCCAAAAGGATCCTCAGTAGCCACTGCAAAGCTGGAGAGCATTTTCCCCAGCTCTCTTCTGTAACCTCTCCACAGCTCACTGTGGATGACACCTACCCCTTTTCAAGGTGAACATCATTTTCCAGTAGCAGGAGGGCAGCTGTCCTAGTTGTCTTTTGCATCCAGCTAAAAATAGAAAGAACGTTCATGTCTCGTCAACGTGATTCACGTGTTCCAGCGTTCATCAGCTCAGCTGGTGACACTCAGGCCAAAAGCCCAGGGTGAAGAGAAAGAGCGTGCATGCCACAATTAACTGGATTTGCTTCACTGAGTTACAGCAGCTGTGGCTGTGTGCTCTCATGTTACCCTCAAATGGCTTACCATGAAAAAAATCCTGACAAATGACTAATCATCCTTTCTGTAGACAACCCATAATCTGATAATGATTGTCAGCAATGTTAAAATCGGGTCTGGGATCTCCATACTACATCATGCCCCCTCACTgcactttctttaaaaatacagggccaaattctctgctggtgcaaaTGGGCAAAACTGTACTGACACCAATGAAGCTGCacccatttataccagcagagtTTGATCCATGGAGTTAAATGCTCCACTAGATTAAAATAAACGACTACTCCTAATGGTCCCTAATTAATGttagtgtaaaataaaataatagcttGCTCTTTTATAATCTCTGTTCTGAAGGTCTCAAAGGATCACCTGTGTCAATGGGACTTCTCAGAGGAGTAAGGGTTTGCAGCATTAAGCGCTTAAAACATTTCATTACTACCAGACTAGACGAATGCTTTTACTTCTGTTAGTAATAGGGATGACTGGGAGAGCCATTGCGAATGAACTGATTCTGTAAAGCAGCAAATAAGAGAACAAATCCACgaaaaagcaaagagaatatGTTTTGGCATTTATAGGTTAATTTTATTTATGGTAAGACTTCAGAAGGAATCAATACAATTACAGAGCCCGATCCTCTGCTGGCACAAAGCAGCTTAGCTCTACTGaatctccattgaaatcaagagaGCGATgtcaattcacaccagctgaggatctgacccacagtGAATATTCTGTAAAATGAATGAAGTTTAATACTGTGAGACTTCACGACAGCCTCTGCTCTGAAAACtgagaggaggaaaaaagccACCACTTTTGTGTGTTTATAATGTGTGCAAATTAGTTTGGCACATGTCAGGGGTATTTCTCTTGGCATGGAGAGTCATACTGGTAACTTTCCAGTCCTTCAGAATCGCTATGGAACTTTTGCAGTCTGCGCCCCAAAGTGCATGTTATCCTGGACTTGGCATCTGATCAaaagtctgttgaagtcaatgggagtcttcacattgatttcactaggctttggatcaggcttttgaTGATTTGACTTTTAAATGCatctaaccctaaccctttctggtttttgaatgcttcCTAGCTGCACAGCTGTTGTCTCTGGTAAACTGATTTCTGGCTTAGGCAAGTCTCCATCACCCTATGCACTCCTTTAGGGGTTGAAAAGTCTATTTGGATATGCATCAGTAAATAAGTAGAACAGGCTTCCCTTAAAACAGCTTGTACTTTTTAAATATCAACATAATTCTAGATCAGGATGACCCAGATATTCAGTTAAATAACATTAAACCATTCCATCATTAGGGAACTATACTTCACAGTCTTGGTCTTCTCTTTGCTTGGTTGAGACAAGTCTGATGTTGGctgaaaatgtatttaacaaCCCCGGCTACTTCCTTATCTTCCGATATAAACCCTCTGCGTTCGTTGCTAAATGCCCTAGAGGTTTATTTTATCCTTTGGAATGtgttctcccttcctccctcccggGTACAGAGTGTAGACATGAAGATGGCTTCTATGTAACTTTCTGGTCACCACAATTCCTAGTACCTGTTGGCACTGGAATATTTTTTTGACACAAAGCATGACGAGGTTGAGGGAGGCCTCCATGAGCCATTCATACCTTTTCTGTTTCCCTCTGGATTAGCTCCTGCATCTCCTCCTTCCAGCCCATCAGCTCCACAAACGTCTCCACCCCACTGATCACATCTCCCAGCAGGGCCACATCATTGTACTGCGGCTGGTACGCAAATGGTCCCACCAGGTCTCGATTGATCAGCACACGAGGAATAGAGCTGCGGACTGCATCTGCCAGACTGGCAAAGGGCTGCACCTAAAAAATCCCCCCCCAAGGAGCAAAGAAACAGAGAGCTTCATCCCAGGAGTGGAGGCAGCAGGGGAGTCCATACCCCACACAAAATGAATTCACTGCACTCCACAAACTGAACCTTAGGGACTCAAAATGCAGGGTCTCAGAAGGCTCTACCACACCAGGGGGCCCAAAACCTCGCAGCCTGACTCTTCCATACTACACAGACCCTCCATTTAATACCAAAGTTTACACTGCATCTCATAACCTGGACAAGCTGACTGAGAGGAATATCCCAGACAAAAGCTATTATCTACTGTACCCCCTGCTGGCACATCATTGAATTGGCAGAGGGCATCCCTCCAGCAGAGTCCACCCCAGTTATTACTGATACCTCCTCAAGTATCCACAAAACTCATCTCTTCCACCCACAGAGGTCCATCCCCACATTCTTACCCTGAGCTCCATGGACCTTGTCTAGCTGCCTTCTGTTTCCATATACCCACACACAGAGTCTGAGCACTCTGCTTCTCACCCTGTGTCCTCAAATTCCTCTCTTCATTTTCCTGATGCCTGAATcgcccccccccattccccccaacGCCCTGTTCAATTTTGCACTATTTCCCCAAGTCCCGAAGTGCTGAATCCCTGTAGCCCTCTCATGATCTATGTCACAGACCTCGAGGGAGGTTCCAATGATAAAGAGCACGTCTGCCATGGGGAAATCTGTCACATGCAGGAAGAACCGGCGTGGGAGCTCCTCTCCAAAGAACACAATGTCAGGTTTGATGAGTCCAGTGCAGACTGGGCAGTGGGGGATTTTGTCTGCCATCACATCTCCCTGAAAGAAGAAAACCCATCAGCAGACACATGCTTTACCAGGCAACACGGCAACTCCACCATCACATCTTCCATCCATCCCACAAGCACACATGGGTTTGCCATCATATCACattgtaacaaaacaaaatttgttcTGGAACAGGAACCTTGTCTCTTGGCCATGAGAACAAGGTAACTGGCCTGCAAACCCCCTTTGAATTTGCTTCTGTTGTCTCTGTGTTGATGCCCCCATAATTGCTACTCACCCTGAAGTCCTCACCCGGGTAGGATCTCCGACAGACAGTACATGTCGCAGTGGCGAAGGTGCCATGAGCTTCCACCAACTTATCAAGAGGGATCCCAGCAACTTGAACACAAGATGGAGAGAAGATCAACTCAGTACAAGGAAATTGAACCTACTGGCCCCAAATTCATCTCATGTTTCAACAGCCCCATTCTCGTATTCCACCCCCCCCCTTGTCTTTTCCCTGCAGTCCATCAAggaaagccaggaagagaacacTCACCTCTTTCCAGCCCATCGATGTTCTGGGTGTACAGACGCAGAAGGAGCCCCTTGTCATGCAGGAGTCGCAAGAAGTAATGGGAGTAGTtgggcctgtaattgccagggtacAACTCCTTGGCCAACGTGAAAAAGGGCTTAGGATTGTGGAAGAAGTAGGCAATTTCAAAGATGGCTTCTGGATAGGGAATGTTGTACTGCTGAAGGTTACTGTACAGGCCACTCCCAGGAGACCTGCAGAGGGGACAAATGGGCCTATCAGTCAGAATGCCACAGAAAACAAACccagcacaggtttcagagtagcagccatgttagtctgtattcgcaaaaagaaaaggagtactcgtggcaccttagagactaaccaatttatttgagcataaagctttcgtgagctacagctcacttcatcggatgcaagcacAGATGTTTCTAAAGAAACCGACCGCTAGAGCGTGACATATGACACCTTTCAGAGAGAGAATGACCAGATTCTTGAGCCCTATCTAGTTGCTTTCTGCAGCTGAGGCAGGGCAAAGGAGCCTTAAGTGGGCAGCTGAGGATTTCCCTTGCATGTAAGAGGAGCCCCTCAGGTGATGTCAAACTGGCATCGCTGGCTCTACACCACCCAACTCCAGACCCCCTGATATATGAGGCATGTTCAGGATCCGCTGAGGATGGGAAGGGCCACAGCAAGTGCACTGTGCTGCAGTGATCCTGGGCTGCTGGAGTGGCCCCTGTTTCAACTTTAGCTTACGCCATGGCCATACTGGCTCCTGGACAGCCCCAGACCTGGGGAAGTGCAGAGGCGAAACCAAGCAATAAGCACAGCTCAGCTGGGCCTGAGGAGCTGGATCAAGGTGTCATATGGAGTCGGAGCTGCTGAAGGGAGCACTAATCTTAACTGTGGCATTGTCCAAGCAggccagggaaggagaagcagcagacaTGGTGATTTTTGAATGAAGTCTGGCATGCTGCTGGCATGCCACAAACTAGCACTAATGAGAGGGTGGTGGTGATGCCTGGAGCTGGGATCAGTACCCCCAGTACTAGTGAGAGGGAGAGGAATGGTGAGTGGCAGACCCCTGGTGTT of the Eretmochelys imbricata isolate rEreImb1 chromosome 6, rEreImb1.hap1, whole genome shotgun sequence genome contains:
- the SIRT3 gene encoding NAD-dependent protein deacetylase sirtuin-3, mitochondrial isoform X2, which encodes MSLGTGLRFRVAARRNVFPAASPQGFTAWRNLWICSQRNHPRRPVGSMGGRNLPLASLESGFIPTSGTSLQREPLECHGEMAIACGARIQGARPVSLSTAATGFFGIGRGGDGSGNRKLTLQDVAELIQKKECHRMVVMAGAGISTPSGIPDFRSPGSGLYSNLQQYNIPYPEAIFEIAYFFHNPKPFFTLAKELYPGNYRPNYSHYFLRLLHDKGLLLRLYTQNIDGLERVAGIPLDKLVEAHGTFATATCTVCRRSYPGEDFRGDVMADKIPHCPVCTGLIKPDIVFFGEELPRRFFLHVTDFPMADVLFIIGTSLEVQPFASLADAVRSSIPRVLINRDLVGPFAYQPQYNDVALLGDVISGVETFVELMGWKEEMQELIQRETEKNIHCGSDPQLV
- the SIRT3 gene encoding NAD-dependent protein deacetylase sirtuin-3, mitochondrial isoform X1, encoding MSLGTGLRFRVAARRNVFPAASPQGFTAWRNLWICSQRNHPRRPVGSMGGRNLPLASLESGFIPTSGTSLQREPLECHGEMAIACGASRIQGARPVSLSTAATGFFGIGRGGDGSGNRKLTLQDVAELIQKKECHRMVVMAGAGISTPSGIPDFRSPGSGLYSNLQQYNIPYPEAIFEIAYFFHNPKPFFTLAKELYPGNYRPNYSHYFLRLLHDKGLLLRLYTQNIDGLERVAGIPLDKLVEAHGTFATATCTVCRRSYPGEDFRGDVMADKIPHCPVCTGLIKPDIVFFGEELPRRFFLHVTDFPMADVLFIIGTSLEVQPFASLADAVRSSIPRVLINRDLVGPFAYQPQYNDVALLGDVISGVETFVELMGWKEEMQELIQRETEKNIHCGSDPQLV
- the SIRT3 gene encoding NAD-dependent protein deacetylase sirtuin-3, mitochondrial isoform X3 — its product is MSLGTGLRFRVAARRNVFPAASPQGFTAWRNLWICSQRNHPRRPVGSMGGRNLPLASLESGFIPTSGTSLQREPLECHGEMAIACGASRIQGARPVSLSTAATGFFGIGRGGDGSGNRKLTLQDVAELIQKKECHRMVVMAGAGISTPSGIPDFRSPGSGLYSNLQQYNIPYPEAIFEIAYFFHNPKPFFTLAKELYPGNYRPNYSHYFLRLLHDKGLLLRLYTQNIDGLERVAGIPLDKLVEAHGTFATATCTVCRRSYPGEDFRGDVMADKIPHCPVCTGLIKPDIVFFGEELPRRFFLHVTDFPMADVLFIIGTSLEVQPFASLADAVRSSIPRVLINRDLVGPFAYQPQYNDVALLGDVISGVETFVELMGWKEEMQELIQRETEKLDAKDN
- the SIRT3 gene encoding NAD-dependent protein deacetylase sirtuin-3, mitochondrial isoform X4, which translates into the protein MVVMAGAGISTPSGIPDFRSPGSGLYSNLQQYNIPYPEAIFEIAYFFHNPKPFFTLAKELYPGNYRPNYSHYFLRLLHDKGLLLRLYTQNIDGLERVAGIPLDKLVEAHGTFATATCTVCRRSYPGEDFRGDVMADKIPHCPVCTGLIKPDIVFFGEELPRRFFLHVTDFPMADVLFIIGTSLEVQPFASLADAVRSSIPRVLINRDLVGPFAYQPQYNDVALLGDVISGVETFVELMGWKEEMQELIQRETEKNIHCGSDPQLV